In Aestuariibaculum lutulentum, one DNA window encodes the following:
- a CDS encoding RagB/SusD family nutrient uptake outer membrane protein — MKKIIYTILFSMPMVFTSCDLDRSPFDRISAEDLFKDPGAAQSATLGNYLFLKGDKGYDGWIDDLHRMSEYSSDNVMISGGTTDDLYFFYNYQRNPNNYRAERFWSNSYRAVVGANTVIEGLVEGNSDAEDQVIGENYYIRALVYFQMGNIFGRPYNQGTSNLSVPLKLTADRNDIPDRNTVGEVYDQVVSDLLKAEALMNENKGASFASKGAAQALLSRVYLYMEDNAKAIEYADKVINEGPYSLLSSEEYKVMNTLTPAENKEAIFSVTLTKDIDIPGNEDWWTIGSFYATIDGVGWGEMYPSQPYLELLNQSENDLRGSFIDPQYLVDENGDKIPAVYWVEDNVYKFRHTIDNGSTITFEDEGTTYTLMSEEVNGRTQYYFNRSGGRQDVVFDYDMDKRNGYPKFFILKASQQENDLHLWSPTVSRLAEMYLNKAEALAKQGADQLAIDNINILRARAKADEYTLTNLPEGKSVFDVVMDERQLELAFEGHRKFDVYRNGLTMDRRYPGTHLNNSNPYPQIPATDKVIVELIPEQQILIQPSLEQNP; from the coding sequence ATGAAAAAAATAATTTATACAATTCTATTCTCTATGCCAATGGTGTTTACATCTTGTGATTTAGATAGAAGTCCATTCGATAGAATTTCAGCTGAAGATTTATTTAAGGATCCGGGAGCTGCGCAGTCAGCTACACTTGGTAACTATTTATTTTTAAAAGGAGATAAAGGTTATGACGGTTGGATTGACGATTTACACAGAATGTCTGAGTATTCTAGTGATAATGTAATGATTAGTGGAGGTACTACCGATGATTTGTACTTCTTTTATAACTATCAAAGAAATCCAAATAACTACAGAGCAGAGAGATTCTGGAGTAACTCTTACAGGGCTGTGGTTGGTGCTAATACAGTAATAGAAGGGTTGGTCGAAGGTAATTCTGATGCAGAAGATCAGGTTATTGGAGAGAACTATTACATTAGAGCTTTGGTATACTTTCAAATGGGAAACATATTTGGAAGACCTTATAATCAAGGAACGTCTAACCTATCGGTGCCTTTAAAGTTAACGGCAGATCGTAACGATATTCCAGACAGAAATACGGTTGGAGAAGTTTATGATCAGGTAGTGTCTGATTTATTAAAAGCGGAAGCTTTAATGAATGAGAATAAAGGAGCTTCATTTGCATCTAAAGGGGCTGCTCAGGCTTTATTGTCACGAGTATATCTTTATATGGAAGACAATGCAAAGGCGATTGAGTACGCCGATAAAGTCATAAATGAAGGGCCATACTCTTTGTTGTCTTCAGAGGAATATAAAGTTATGAATACTTTGACTCCGGCAGAGAATAAAGAGGCCATTTTCTCTGTAACCTTAACTAAAGATATTGATATTCCTGGTAACGAAGACTGGTGGACTATCGGATCGTTTTATGCGACTATTGATGGTGTTGGTTGGGGGGAAATGTATCCATCTCAGCCATATTTAGAGCTTTTAAATCAAAGTGAAAACGATTTAAGAGGTAGTTTTATAGATCCTCAATATTTGGTAGATGAAAACGGAGATAAAATACCGGCAGTATACTGGGTTGAAGATAATGTTTATAAGTTTAGACACACTATAGATAACGGTTCTACAATTACTTTTGAGGATGAAGGAACTACATATACTTTAATGTCTGAAGAGGTTAATGGCAGAACGCAGTATTATTTTAATAGATCAGGTGGTCGTCAGGATGTCGTATTTGATTACGATATGGACAAACGTAATGGGTATCCTAAATTCTTTATTCTAAAAGCATCTCAGCAAGAAAACGATTTACATTTATGGTCGCCAACCGTATCGCGTTTAGCAGAAATGTACTTGAACAAGGCTGAAGCTTTAGCTAAGCAGGGAGCAGACCAGTTAGCCATAGATAATATTAATATTTTAAGAGCAAGAGCTAAAGCAGATGAGTATACTTTAACAAATCTTCCTGAAGGAAAATCGGTGTTTGATGTTGTTATGGATGAGCGTCAGTTAGAGTTGGCATTCGAAGGACACAGAAAGTTCGATGTTTACAGAAACGGCTTAACCATGGATAGACGTTACCCTGGAACCCACTTAAATAATTCAAACCCGTATCCTCAAATTCCGGCTACAGATAAGGTTATTGTTGAGCTAATTCCAGAGCAGCAAATATTAATCCAGCCGTCTTTAGAACAAAACCCTTAA
- a CDS encoding SusC/RagA family TonB-linked outer membrane protein: MKNRIKTMLFVLLIGFTYTMYAQEKQVSGTITDANDGVPLPGASVSVKGTSKGVSSDFDGNFTLSVGENDILVVSYVGYVSEEFPVAGKETINIQLKLDQSALEEVVVVAYGTQKKETVTSSVVEVKSDKLTDVTVPDVVTMLQGKVSGVQVLPSGGSPGSSPNIIIRGRSSINSTNSPLWVVDGVIIGNSDPKINPRDIEGMSILKDASATALYGNRGANGVILITTRRGEIGKKPQMTVYLKSAVNQFNPGNFEIMNSKQLYDYHESLGNTNEWFNESLLERDFDWLDATTQDGFVKDATVSFTSATETHNMLISGGYYSEQGTVIGSRLDRYTYRTNLDYNISEKLTIKPKLYFVFDRRENSRGGDLYSAYTNMPWDNPFNEDGSVVNARESLGDDWLGRDKSNYFYDRQWNYSDSRSFDLFASFDAEYKLFKNLTFISTNNFRWGNGESFNYTDPRSNSGKSVNGSMQNNTFRGLYRFTNQMLKYSKTFNEDHTVNALAAYEYNDTNTRSVTARSENIVVNGQVQDVGLKPAAAQGGGSETAQQSVLVAADYDYKSKYFAKASLRVDGASAFAPDYRYGEFYSVAAGWNIHKENFFNIEDINVLKLRASYGAVGNQPGGFGYLTDYDVKFQYAGLIAAKPNQLGTPDLSWEKGVESNFGLDITFFDAIDLTVDYYNKENSGLLFFRRLTDITGYNGRYQNIGSVTNKGVEVAIAADIVKTQDFGIAAAANISFNKNNVKELPDGTDIIGGSFIIREGEEFGTFYMRKWLGVNPADGAPVYEVINPDTGESSTTSNYNSATLQTAGSANPDYTGGFGTLIWYKNFALTTNWAFSYGAELYNASRNLFDSDGYYLQYNQMVLPDGWSRWERPGDVATHPKPQPGGYAGSNQTSTRYLEDGSYLRLTNVTLSYDLPKSIMDKVGLSSANITLSGDNLVTFTKFTGVDPTLSNGIGRNDLGYTSIGYPVPRRFSLGLNLGF; encoded by the coding sequence ATGAAAAATAGGATTAAAACAATGCTATTTGTTTTGCTGATAGGGTTTACATATACGATGTATGCTCAGGAAAAGCAGGTTTCAGGTACAATAACGGACGCTAACGATGGTGTTCCGTTGCCAGGAGCTAGCGTCAGCGTAAAAGGGACATCGAAAGGTGTGTCTTCAGATTTTGATGGAAACTTTACTTTGTCGGTAGGTGAAAACGATATACTTGTCGTTAGTTATGTCGGGTATGTTAGTGAGGAATTTCCTGTTGCAGGAAAGGAAACTATTAATATTCAACTAAAGTTAGATCAAAGTGCTTTAGAAGAAGTGGTAGTAGTGGCGTACGGAACGCAAAAAAAAGAAACAGTAACGTCTTCTGTTGTAGAGGTGAAATCTGATAAACTAACCGATGTTACCGTTCCAGATGTTGTAACCATGTTACAGGGTAAGGTTTCTGGGGTTCAGGTATTGCCAAGCGGTGGGTCTCCAGGATCATCTCCAAATATAATTATTAGAGGACGATCGTCAATTAATTCAACAAACTCGCCATTATGGGTTGTAGATGGAGTTATTATTGGTAATTCAGATCCTAAAATTAATCCTCGAGATATAGAAGGGATGTCTATTCTTAAAGATGCCTCAGCTACGGCATTGTATGGAAATCGTGGTGCTAATGGTGTAATTCTTATTACAACAAGACGTGGTGAAATTGGTAAAAAACCACAAATGACTGTTTACTTAAAAAGCGCAGTAAATCAGTTTAATCCAGGTAACTTTGAAATTATGAACTCGAAGCAGTTATATGATTATCATGAAAGTTTAGGAAATACAAATGAGTGGTTTAATGAAAGCTTATTAGAGCGCGATTTTGATTGGCTTGATGCGACAACTCAGGATGGCTTTGTTAAAGATGCAACAGTATCATTTACCTCTGCCACAGAAACACATAATATGTTAATTTCTGGAGGATATTACAGTGAACAAGGAACAGTAATAGGTAGTAGATTAGATCGCTATACCTATCGTACTAATTTAGATTACAATATTTCTGAAAAATTAACCATTAAGCCAAAGTTGTATTTTGTGTTCGATAGAAGAGAAAACTCAAGAGGAGGAGATTTATATTCAGCTTATACAAATATGCCTTGGGATAACCCGTTTAATGAAGATGGTTCGGTGGTTAATGCTCGCGAATCACTAGGAGATGATTGGTTAGGGCGTGATAAAAGTAATTATTTCTATGACAGACAATGGAATTATTCAGATTCGCGTTCATTCGATTTATTCGCAAGTTTTGATGCAGAATATAAATTGTTTAAGAATTTAACGTTCATTTCTACGAATAACTTCCGTTGGGGAAATGGGGAGTCTTTTAATTATACAGATCCAAGATCCAATAGTGGGAAGTCTGTAAATGGGTCCATGCAGAATAATACATTTCGTGGTTTATATAGATTTACCAACCAGATGTTAAAGTACTCCAAGACCTTTAATGAAGATCATACTGTAAATGCGTTAGCTGCTTATGAATATAATGATACTAATACAAGAAGCGTAACAGCACGTTCAGAAAATATCGTAGTTAACGGTCAAGTTCAAGATGTTGGGTTAAAGCCAGCAGCAGCCCAGGGTGGGGGCAGTGAAACAGCACAGCAATCGGTTTTAGTAGCAGCAGATTATGATTACAAATCAAAATATTTTGCAAAAGCATCTTTAAGAGTGGATGGAGCCTCAGCTTTTGCTCCAGATTACAGATATGGAGAGTTTTATTCTGTGGCTGCAGGATGGAATATTCATAAAGAAAATTTCTTTAACATAGAAGATATCAATGTTTTAAAACTAAGAGCGAGCTACGGGGCTGTAGGTAATCAACCGGGAGGTTTTGGTTATTTAACCGACTATGATGTTAAGTTTCAATATGCGGGTCTTATCGCTGCTAAACCAAATCAATTAGGAACACCTGATTTATCTTGGGAAAAAGGAGTGGAAAGTAACTTTGGTTTAGATATTACTTTTTTCGATGCTATCGATTTAACTGTGGATTATTACAATAAAGAGAATTCAGGTTTATTATTCTTCAGACGTTTAACAGATATTACAGGTTACAACGGTCGTTACCAAAATATTGGTTCAGTAACCAATAAAGGAGTTGAAGTTGCTATTGCTGCTGATATTGTAAAAACACAAGATTTTGGAATTGCTGCTGCTGCAAACATTAGTTTTAATAAAAATAATGTAAAGGAATTACCTGATGGAACCGATATTATCGGAGGATCTTTTATCATTAGAGAAGGAGAAGAGTTTGGAACTTTTTATATGAGAAAGTGGTTAGGTGTAAATCCTGCTGATGGAGCACCAGTTTACGAAGTTATTAATCCAGATACAGGAGAGAGCTCAACAACTTCAAATTATAATAGTGCAACATTACAAACTGCAGGATCAGCAAATCCTGATTATACAGGAGGTTTTGGTACACTTATTTGGTATAAGAATTTTGCGTTAACTACTAATTGGGCTTTTTCTTACGGAGCTGAATTATATAATGCGTCTCGTAATTTATTCGATTCAGATGGGTATTATTTACAATACAACCAAATGGTATTGCCTGATGGTTGGAGCCGTTGGGAAAGACCAGGAGATGTGGCAACACATCCTAAACCACAACCGGGAGGATATGCAGGTAGTAACCAGACGTCTACACGTTACTTAGAAGATGGCAGTTACTTAAGGTTGACTAACGTTACCTTATCTTACGATTTACCAAAATCTATTATGGACAAAGTGGGATTAAGTAGTGCTAATATTACTTTGTCTGGAGATAACTTAGTAACATTTACAAAGTTTACAGGAGTAGACCCAACATTGAGTAATGGTATAGGTAGAAATGATTTGGGGTATACAAGTATTGGCTATCCAGTACCAAGACGTTTTTCATTAGGGTTGAATCTTGGGTTTTAA
- a CDS encoding Gfo/Idh/MocA family protein: protein MNSRRNFVKKTVIAGAGLSFLPNMSFGSVLGDSKDKLKLAFLGVGLRGCNHLNNALHRKDIEVTAICDIDPERIKIALKMIDDAGYAKPKVFGNSDYDYRNLLELKEVDAVIIATPWLWHTRMAVDSMKAGKYTGVEVSAANTLEECWDLVNTHEETGSHLMILENVNYRRDILAVLNMVKQNVFGETIHFRCGYQHDLRGVFFNDGKTAYGKGVEFGDNGISESKWRTNHNLLRNADVYPTHGIGPIAAMCDINRGNRFLSLTSHATKSRGLHKYIVDNGGENHPNAKLNFKIGDVITSTIETSNGETIIVTHDCSSPRPYSLGFRVQGVEGLWEVDGNRIYVEGKSKPHQWDAADEWLKKYDHPLWQKYGELATGAGHGGMDFFVMNAFVESAKENIAPPMDAYDAAAWSAITPLSELSIENNGEPQDFPDFTRGTWIKRKPYNWIKDTY from the coding sequence ATGAACTCACGTAGGAATTTTGTAAAGAAAACTGTAATAGCGGGGGCGGGATTATCTTTTTTGCCCAATATGTCTTTTGGCTCAGTTTTAGGAGACTCTAAAGATAAACTGAAATTAGCGTTTCTGGGTGTAGGTTTAAGAGGATGTAACCATTTGAATAATGCACTGCATAGAAAAGATATAGAAGTAACAGCAATTTGCGATATTGATCCGGAAAGAATTAAAATCGCTTTAAAAATGATTGATGATGCCGGGTATGCAAAACCTAAAGTATTTGGAAATTCGGATTATGACTATAGAAATCTTTTAGAATTAAAAGAAGTTGATGCTGTAATTATAGCAACCCCTTGGTTATGGCATACTAGAATGGCGGTAGATTCAATGAAAGCCGGAAAGTATACCGGTGTAGAAGTATCTGCCGCAAATACTTTAGAAGAGTGTTGGGATTTGGTAAACACCCATGAAGAAACAGGAAGTCATTTAATGATTCTTGAAAATGTTAACTACCGTCGTGATATTTTGGCTGTTCTTAATATGGTAAAGCAAAATGTGTTTGGAGAGACTATTCATTTTAGATGTGGTTACCAGCACGATTTAAGAGGAGTCTTTTTTAATGATGGGAAGACAGCTTATGGTAAAGGTGTTGAATTTGGAGACAATGGAATTTCAGAATCTAAATGGAGAACAAATCATAATTTGTTAAGAAATGCAGATGTATACCCAACACATGGTATTGGCCCCATTGCAGCTATGTGTGATATCAATCGTGGAAATCGATTCTTATCCTTAACATCTCACGCTACAAAAAGTAGAGGACTTCACAAATATATTGTCGATAACGGAGGAGAGAATCACCCAAATGCTAAGTTAAATTTTAAGATTGGTGATGTAATTACCAGTACTATTGAAACCTCAAACGGAGAAACAATTATAGTAACTCATGATTGTAGTTCGCCAAGACCTTATTCATTAGGATTTAGAGTACAAGGTGTTGAAGGATTATGGGAAGTCGATGGCAACAGGATTTACGTGGAAGGTAAATCGAAACCTCACCAATGGGATGCAGCCGATGAGTGGTTAAAGAAATATGATCATCCATTATGGCAAAAGTATGGCGAATTAGCTACAGGTGCAGGACATGGCGGTATGGACTTTTTTGTCATGAATGCCTTTGTAGAATCGGCTAAAGAAAATATAGCACCACCAATGGATGCTTACGATGCCGCAGCTTGGAGTGCTATTACACCACTTTCAGAATTATCAATCGAGAATAATGGTGAACCACAGGATTTTCCGGATTTTACTCGTGGAACCTGGATAAAGCGTAAGCCTTATAATTGGATAAAAGATACATATTAA